GTAGTGGCAGATTCGTTAGTTACAGCGAATATGGAAGGGGTAGACAGCCATGGCATTAGTAGACTTCCAATTTATTCTAAAAGATTTTTAGATAACAGAATAAATATAACACCTAATATTCACCTTCAGGAAAAAGGCCCTTCTGTATTGGTAGTTGATGGAGACAATGGTCTCGGGCACGTAATCAGTTACCATTCTATTTTAAAAGGTATTGAAATGGCTAAAAGTACAGGTACAGCTGCCATCGCTATTAAAAATAGTAATCATTTTGGTACAGCTTCATATTTTTGTAAGTTAGCGGCTGAGCAAAACCTAGTATGTATCGGATTTACTAATTCACCTCCAGGCATTGCTCCTTGGGGAGGAAAAAAAGCATTTTTTGGTACAAACCCTATCGCTTTTGGATTTCCAACAGATGATGATAAGCCGGTAATCATTGATTTATCTACAAGTATAGTAGCAAGGGGAAAAATTATCTTAGCTGCCAATCAAGGAAAGGAAATACCTGAAGGCTGGGCAATAGATAGTGAAGGTCAGCCGACTACTAGCGCAGAAGCTGCTCTTGATGGGTCGGTATTACCTCTGGGCGGAGCTAAAGGAGCGGCTTTAGCCTTAGCTGTAGAGATTTTGACAGGTGTACTATCAGGGGCTGCCTTTGGGCCAAAAGTAAAAAATTTATATGATGAAAAAGAGATTGAACCTGCAAATGTCGGGCACTTTTTTATTTTATTGGACATTGAAAAATTTATTGACCTTGAGGTATTTTTTCTATCTATTAATATGCTATTAAAAGAAATGAAAGCGGTTCCTAAAGCGTTGGGAAGTAGTGAGATACGATATCCTGGGGAACGAAGGAGACAGGAGGCTCTAAATAGTTTAAAAGAAGGAATTCAATTGCCGGACAGTGTTTTAGGAGAACTGGTTAGATTGGGTGAACAGTTTGACATCCCTTTTCCACACCCCATGAAAACAGACCTTCTGACTTAATAATATAAAGGCTGTTCATTTAAAACCTTTACCATGCTTTTAATGACGTACATGTCATAATCCAATGATCAAGTGTCTTAAAATGAACAGCCTATTAAATTAATTGTTCTCGGTAATGGACTTCTCAACACTTTCTAAATGCTCTTTCATGTACCTTTGTGCCAATACGATATCCTTTTGCTTAATGGCTTCAAGGATTTTGCTATGTTCCTGTACGGATTGTATAGCACGTCCTGGGATCTGAATCGTTTTCATTCGAGATTCAGACAATAAGTCGATGAGAAAATGCATAATCCTAATAAGTACCATATTTTTAGAGTTATTGGCCAGAGTTAAGTGGAATTTATGGTCCAATTCTGCTAGCCTTTCAAAGTTTGTGTTAGTTTTTGCGACTTCTTTTGCTTCATTAATAATTCGATCTAATTGATCAACTTGTTCTAAATCAGAGTTTTCAATGGACCACTTTACTGTGGATTCTTCTAAAACTTTTCGAACTGAAAAAAAATCTTTTACCTGATCGGAAGATACAAAAAAAGCCTCTGTCATTTTTTGTATTTGATATTCTGGTGAAGAAATAAAAACACCTGTGCCATGTTTGACAGTCAAGTACCCATAAGCTTCAAGAATTTTATAAGCTTCTCTAACCGTGTTTCTACTTACTTGAAGTTCTAAGGCCATATCTCTTTCACCCAGGATTTTTTCACCTTCTTTATATACCCCATCTTGGATTCTTTTTTTTATATTATCTGCAACCTGTTCCGAGACCCCTTTTCTATTGACAATCATTGCATATCTCTCCTATCTTTTTTGATACAGACAGTATTTGCCTATATAAAGGTGGTTAAAGAGATTCCATGACCCAACCTTTATTTTATTTAAACATGCCCTTATTTAGTAAGCAATCCATATTTCGGCTCGCATTATGGGAAACGCATTAATTTATCGTTGTGATATAAAAAATGCTCGCAGAAATCTCTTTGTTAAAGAATCATCTGCAAGCTGAATTGTTCCCAACTCATACTCATATTAAATTTTGGTAAGAAAAAATCCTAAAATGATTAAGGCAAGAGAGCCAATTGAGCCTGTTAGTAAAACATTGCGATTCAACTTTTTAAATTCTTTGAAGTTGACACTTAAACCAAGACCAGCCATAGCCATGGATAATAGATAAATGCTTAAAGTAATTAAAATTTTTGTAATGGACTCTGAAAAAAACCCCCATGTATTCAAAATACACATTGCTAAAAAGCCAAAAATGAACCAAGGTATGGGTAATTCCTTCAAGCCTCTTTTCTTAATATTTACAGGGTGACTTTTTTTGAAAAAAATACCGAAAAGAATCGCTACAGGAATTAGAAGGGTTACTCGCCCTAGCTTTACAAGAATCGCTGTATCACTGCTTGCATCTCCACCTGGAGCTGCAGCGGCAATTACATGAGCTAACTCATGAAGAGTTGAGCCAGCTAATACACCATATTTATAACTAGTTAAATCAAGGACAGGATATATAAAAGTGTATACAATCGTTACTACTGTTCCTAGAATTGCGATAAAGGCAACAGATATGGCCGTCGTTTCTTTCTTAGCTCCTATTAATGGTGCGATAGCGACAATGGCTGCTGCTCCACATACTGCAGTTCCGACTGCGATTAGGGCTGATAAATGCCGGTCAATAGAAAGCAGTTTTCCTAAATACAACATAAAACCCAGTGTAAAAGAAATTACTATTACATCAATCAAAACTATGGAAAAGCCTGCTGAAATAATCTGTTGTAGATCTAATCTTAAACCCATTAAAATAATTCCGGCACGCAGTAATATTTTACTGCTAAATGTTATCCCAGTTGTTGAACCTTGTGGAACATCTATTGTTGCTTTCCATGCCATACCCAAAATGATCGATATAATCATGCTCCCCATTACCG
This sequence is a window from Brevibacillus sp. JNUCC-41. Protein-coding genes within it:
- a CDS encoding Ldh family oxidoreductase; this translates as MKRYNESALKSFCEELLGKIGMSTLDSGVVADSLVTANMEGVDSHGISRLPIYSKRFLDNRINITPNIHLQEKGPSVLVVDGDNGLGHVISYHSILKGIEMAKSTGTAAIAIKNSNHFGTASYFCKLAAEQNLVCIGFTNSPPGIAPWGGKKAFFGTNPIAFGFPTDDDKPVIIDLSTSIVARGKIILAANQGKEIPEGWAIDSEGQPTTSAEAALDGSVLPLGGAKGAALALAVEILTGVLSGAAFGPKVKNLYDEKEIEPANVGHFFILLDIEKFIDLEVFFLSINMLLKEMKAVPKALGSSEIRYPGERRRQEALNSLKEGIQLPDSVLGELVRLGEQFDIPFPHPMKTDLLT
- a CDS encoding FadR/GntR family transcriptional regulator, translating into MIVNRKGVSEQVADNIKKRIQDGVYKEGEKILGERDMALELQVSRNTVREAYKILEAYGYLTVKHGTGVFISSPEYQIQKMTEAFFVSSDQVKDFFSVRKVLEESTVKWSIENSDLEQVDQLDRIINEAKEVAKTNTNFERLAELDHKFHLTLANNSKNMVLIRIMHFLIDLLSESRMKTIQIPGRAIQSVQEHSKILEAIKQKDIVLAQRYMKEHLESVEKSITENN
- a CDS encoding YeiH family protein, with protein sequence MSSLARGKVNEKSIPPPSPNPKPYLKYRGFIKGLLLTAAIAFIAGFVIKIPFFSVMGSMIISIILGMAWKATIDVPQGSTTGITFSSKILLRAGIILMGLRLDLQQIISAGFSIVLIDVIVISFTLGFMLYLGKLLSIDRHLSALIAVGTAVCGAAAIVAIAPLIGAKKETTAISVAFIAILGTVVTIVYTFIYPVLDLTSYKYGVLAGSTLHELAHVIAAAAPGGDASSDTAILVKLGRVTLLIPVAILFGIFFKKSHPVNIKKRGLKELPIPWFIFGFLAMCILNTWGFFSESITKILITLSIYLLSMAMAGLGLSVNFKEFKKLNRNVLLTGSIGSLALIILGFFLTKI